The DNA sequence GGCCTCGAGCTGACCGCAGGTCGCTTCACCGCGCTGAGCTCGCAGACCGGCATGGGCAAGGACAGCATCAACGGCCCGCACTCGCCAGGCCTGACTTCGGCCAACATTGCTGGCGCGACCTACTCGTTCACCGACAACTTCATCGGCACCTTGGCAGCCTCTGACGTTGATGACTACTTCAAGAAGCAGTACATCAACCTCAACTACAACCTGCCGATCGATGACAGCCAGGCGCTGAACTTCGACTTCAACGGCTACCGCTCCAAAGACCAGGGCCAGGCCCTGTACGGCGAGCTGGACAACAAACTCTGGAGCCTGGCAGCTGCCTACAGCCTCGGCGGCCACAAATTCACCCTGGCCTATCAGCGCTCCAGCGGTGATACCGGCTACCTGTACGGCGTCGATGGTAACGGCACCATCTTCGTGTCCAACTCCATCCAGATCTCCGACTTCGTCGGCCGTGAAGAAAAATCCTGGCAGGCCCGTTACGACCTGAACATGGCTTCCTACGGCGTGCCTGGCCTGAGCTTCATGACTCGCTATGTCTACGGTGACAACATCGAGACCCTGGCGAACACCGAAGGCAAGGAACACGAACTGAACGTCGAGTCCAAGTACGTGATCCAGGAAGGCCCAGCCAAGGACCTGTCGTTCCGCGTACGCTATGCCGTGTACCGCGCCAACGATGCGTACGAAGCCGAGTACGCTAAAGACAACAACGACCTGCGCCTGATCGTGGAATACCCGCTGAGCATCCTGTAAGCCTGGCTTGCAGTGCCCCGCACCTGAAAAAGCCCGGCGATCACGCCGGGCTTTTTCTTGGCTGACAAGCGTCACGCCCTGGGGCATCCTGTACGCCTTCGTTTCGCCCCCGTACAATGCGGGGTCATTTCAATGTCTTAGGCAATCGACACGGCTCACCATGCGCACCAGTCAATATTTGCTCGCCACCCAGAAAGAAACCCCTGCCGACGCAGTGGTCATCAGCCATCAGCTCATGCTGCGTGCCGGCATGATCCGCAAACTGGCCTCCGGCCTGTACACCTGGCTGCCGATGGGCTTGCGGGTGATGCGCAAGGTCGAGGCCGTGGTGCGTGAGGAAATGAACGCCGCCGGCGCCCTGGAAGTGCTGATGCCCAGCATCCAGCCCGCCGAACTGTGGCAGGAATCCGGCCGCTGGGAACAGTACGGCCCCGAGCTGCTGCGCCTGAAGGACCGCCACCAGCGCGACTTCTGCGTCGGCCCGACCCACGAAGAAGTCATCACCGACCTGGCCCGCAACGAGCTGTCCAGCTATAAACAGCTGCCGCTCAACATGTACCAGATCCAGACCAAGTTCCGTGACGAGATCCGCCCGCGCTTCGGCCTGATGCGCGGCCGTGAATTCATCATGAAGGACGCCTACTCGTTCCATGCCGACCAGGCTTCCCTGCAGGAAACCTACGACCGCATGCACCAGGCATACACCAACATCTTCACCCGCCTGGGCCTGGACTTCCGCCCAGTGCAGGCCGACACCGGCTCCATCGGTGGCAGCTACTCGCACGAGTTCCACGTGCTGGCCGAGTCCGGCGAAGACGACGTGATATTCAGCGACAGCTCTGACTACGCCGCCAACATCGAGAAGGCCGAGGCCATCCCGCGGGAAACCGTGCGCCCTGCGCCTACCGAGGAGCTGCGCCTGGTCGACACGCCGAACGCCAAGACCATCGCCCAGCTGGTGGAAAACTTCGGCCTGCCGATCGAAAAAACCGTCAAGACCCTGATCGTGCATGGCGCGGAACAGGGCAAGCTGGTTGCGCTGATCGTGCGTGGCGACCACGAACTCAACGAAATCAAGGCAGCCAAGCTGGAACAGGTAGCCGACCCGCTGGTCATGGCCAGCGACGCCGAACTGCGCGAGGCGATTGGTGCCGGCGCCGGTTCGCTCGGCCCGTTGAACCTGCCGCTGGAAATCATCATCGACCGTTCGGTTGCCCTGATGAGCGACTTCGGCATCGGTGCCAACATCGACGACAAGCACTACTTCGGCGTGAACTGGGAGCGCGACCTGCCGGTGCCACAGGTTGCCGACCTGCGTAACGTGGTCGAAGGCGACCCGAGCCCGGACGGCCAGGGCACCCTGGTGATCAAGCGCGGCATCGAAGTGGGCCACATCTTCCAGCTGGGCACCAAGTACAGCGAGGCACTGAAGTGCCAGGTACTGGGCGAGAACGGCAAGCCGGTCACCCTGGCCATGGGCTGCTACGGTATCGGCGTGTCCCGCGTGGTTGCCGCTGCCATCGAGCAGAACCACGACGACAAGGGCATCATCTGGAATGACGCCCTGGCCCCGTTCCAGATCGCCCTGGTACCGCTGCGCTACGAAACCGACGTGGTCCGCGAGGCGACCGACAAGCTGTATGCCGAGTTGACCGCCGCCGGTTACGAAGTGCTGCTGGACGACCGCGACAAGAAGACCAGCCCCGGCATCAAGTTTGCCGACATGGAGCTGATCGGCATCCCGCACCGCATCGTCGTCAGCGATCGCGGCCTGGCCGAAGGCAACCTGGAATACAAGCACCGCACCGAGCAGGACGCCCAGGCATTGCCGCTCGCCGAAGTGCTGACCTTCCTGCAGGCCCGCGTTCGCCGCTGATAACCAATGCACGAGTGATCATGTACAAGCGAAGTACCTTTACCCTGGGGGGCGCCGCACTGTGCGGCGCCCTGCTCGTCAGCGGTTGCGCCAACCAGATGTCCCAGCGCAGCGACCATGAGGAGCGCGTCGAGCGCAAACTGCTCGAGCACACCCTGCAGATCGATGTCGGCGAGCCGAAGGTGATGGAGCTTCCGCAACGCCGTGTGCGTGTGCATGAGCAGCAGCGCTTCGAAGTCACCGAGTTCGAAGTCACCCGCCGCTATGACCGCTATACGCCCTACCAGCCCTGGCGGGAGATCTACGAGATCCCGCTGGGGGCAGTGGCCGTGGTGGCGGGCGTCGGCGCCAACGTGGTCAACGTCTTCGCCCTGGGCAACCTGCCGGACAGCATCACCCACGACTGGCTCAGCTATGGTGTGGACGGGCTCAACCCGTTCATGAACGTGCCGTCCAACGGCCGTGCCCAGCAGAACCTGGCCGGGATCAGCGAAGTGCAGAAGGGCAAGCGCGAGGAATCCACCAGCGTGCCGTGGAGCGAACGCCTGGTCGAAGTCAAGGCCGGCAGGATGACCCACGAGCTGACCACCGACAGGAATGGCGTGCTGCGCCTGAACCTGCTCGACAGCCCGTTCTCCGAGCAGAACCTCAACCACATCGGCACCCTGCACCTGCAGGTGGTCGACGAGGACAACGCGGTACGTGGCGATGCCAGCCTGCTGGTCAGCGCCACCCTGCGCAACAAGTTGCTCGAGGCCCACGAATTGATCTTCGATGACCTTGAGGACGACGACGTCGGCCAATGGGTACACCGGGTCAAGCGCCTGTCCGAACTGGGCCTGGAAGAAGAAGCCAGTGAAATGGAGCAGAGCCTGATCGAGCTGACTCGCAACGATCCGGAGCTGCAGCAGGAGTTTCTGCAGTCACTGACCAAGGCCACTGGCCGCCTGGTCGCTGACCCTGGCGCGCAATAACCGGCATCACGCACTACCTGGTAGGAGCGGCCTTGTGTCGCGATGGGCTGCGAAGCAGCCCCGGCAATTCATGCATCAAGGCTGAAATCATGGGGCTGCTTCGCAGCCCATCGCGACACAAGGCCGCTCCTACAGGGGCCGCGTTAAATTGGCGGGCCATTTATCGAGGCGGGAACAGCTCCAGCTGCTCATGCGCCCCGCGCAAATCGCGCAACCTCACCCCCACCCCCAGCAAGCGTACCGGCTTGCCCCCACGGGCAAACGCCTGCCCCAGCAATTGCCGATAACTCTCCAGGTCCCGGCCTGCCCCGGCCTGCTCCAGGGTGGTCTGGCTGAAGTCATGGAACTTGACCTTGACGAAGGGTTTTTCCGGCCGGTAACTGCTGTCCATGCGGGCGATGCGCTCGTCCAGGCTGGCCAGCAGTTCGGGCAACCGAGCCAGGCAACTGGCCAAGTCCGGCAAGTCGGTGTCGTAGGTGTTTTCCACGCTGACTGACTGGCGGCGGCTGTCATTGTGTACCGCACGCTCATCGATACCACGCGCCAGCCCCCACAAGCGCTCGCCAAAACTGCCGAACTCACGCACCAGCGCCAGCCGCGACCATTCGCGCAGCTCCAGGCAGGTGTCGATCCCCAGCCGCGTCAGCTTGTCTGCCGTCACCTTGCCCACCCCGTGCAACCTGGCCACCGGCAAGGCCGCGACGAATGCTTCCACTTCGCCCGGGGTAATCACGAACAGCCCGTTGGGCTTGCGCCAGTCACTGGCGATCTTGGCCAGGAACTTGTTCGGCGCCACACCAGCCGAGACAGTGATATGCAGGGTGCGGGCGACGCGGCGACGAATATCCTCGGCGATGCGCGTGGCACTGCCCGAATACCACTGGCTGTCCGTCACATCCAGGTATGCCTCGTCCAGCGACAACGGTTCGATCAGCTCGGTGTAGTCACGGAAGATCGTGTGGATTTCCCGCGAGGCCTCACGGTAGGCCTCGAAGCGCGGCTTGACGATCAACAGGTCGGGGCACAGTTTCAGGGCATGCCGTGAGGACATGGCCGAACGCACACCATAGGCGCGCGCCTCATAGTTGCAAGTGGCAATCACCCCACGGTGATCCGGTGAGCCCCCTACTGCCATCGGCCGTCCGGCCAGGCGCGGGTCGTCACGCATTTCGATGGCGGCATAGAAGCAATCGCAGTCGACATGGATGATCTTGCGCAAGGACATGGATGACCGTCAGCACTGTAAATTCATACAGATAGTATCGCATGCGTACTGTTATGAAACAGCTCACCCGCGTCGGCACGCGATAATCGGCCTGAAAGCCCCGTCGTGCCTGAGCTGCACGCGACTGAAGACGCTAAGGGGTTGAACAAAAAAGGTTTTTCCGCAATATTTGCTTGACAATGGGAAGCAAATCCGTAGAATTCGATCTCACAGGCGCGGGATGGAGCAGCCTGGTAGCTCGTCGGGCTCATAACCCGAAGGTCGTCGGTTCAAATCCGGCTCCCGCAACCAGATTCGAGAAAAGGCCACTGTTAACGCAGTGGCCTTTTTCTTTGTGCGCAGAAAACCTCTGCCAGCAAAAATGCTCGAGAAATCAAACGTTAGCGCTTGACACCCCCGCCACACACTGTAGAATCCGCCCCACTGACGCGGGATGGAGCAGCCTGGTAGCTCGTCGGGCTCATAACCCGAAGGTCGTCGGTTCAAATCCGGCTCCCGCAACCAGATTCAAGAAAAGGCCACTGTAGACACAGTGGCCTTTTTCTTTGCCCGTAAAAATGTGCATCGCTAGCCTGAAACGCAAAAACCTTGACAGCGACTGCTCAAGCTGTAGAATGCGCCCCTCTGACGCGGGATGGAGCAGCCTGGTAGCTCGTCGGGCTCATAACCCGAAGGTCGTCGGTTCAAATCCGGCTCCCGCAACCAGATTCGTCAGAACAAACCCCGCCTGTGTAACAGCAGCGCGGGGTTTGTTGCTTTTCCATCCCCTGCTTTTCGTCGCTGCCGTTTTCCCCGCCTTGCCGCCAACCCGCACGCTTGAGAGCTCGCACCGAGGATGAACTATCTTTAACCCTGCCAGCCCGCTGAAAATGCCGGAGGCCGGAGTAACATTGGATACGTTTTTCTAAGGGACTATCACTTGGCCATCTCTTCCGTTCTCCTCGCGCTGCCAGCCCGGGGCAATCCATGACTTCGCACAATCCCGAAACGCCGGTGCCGCTCGCCTCGGCACTACCCGGTGCCGCGCAGCGCCTGCCCTTGCTCGAACGCCTGAGCCGCTATCGCCAGCCGATTGGCCTGATGGTGACCCTGGTATTGTTCGCCATGGCCTTGATCGCCTGCCGCCACCTGCTGAGCGAGCTGGACATCTATGCCCTGCACGATGCCATGCTCAGCGTGCCAGCCCAGGCATTGCTGGGTGCGTTACTGGCTACCGTGCTCGGCTTCGTCATTCTGCTGGGTTACGAATGGTCGGCCAGCCGCTATGCCGGCGTGCAGCTGCCGGCGCGCAGCCTGGTGCTGGGCGGTTTCAGTGCCTTTGCCATCGGCAACGCCATCGGCCTGTCGATGCTTTCCGGTGGTTCGGTGCGCTACCGCCTTTATGCACGGCAAGGGGTGGGCGCAGGCGAAGTGGCACGGATGACCGTCTTCGCCAGCCTGTCACTGGGCTGCGCGCTGCCACCGCTGGCCGCCCTGGCGACCTTGACCGATCTGCCGGCAGCCTCGGCCGCCCTGGGCTTGCCAGCTGGCTTGCTGGCAGCTATTGCCAGCGCCGTGCTGCTGCTGTGTGGGGTGATGGTGGTCGGCTTGTACCGCCGACGCCTGGCCGAGCAGCCCTTGGCCGACAACCTGCTGGTACAGCTGGGCCGCCGCACGCTGCGCCTGCCCGGCGCGCGCCTGGCCGCCATGCAACTGCTTATCACTGCGCTGGATGTCGCCGCGGCTGCTACCGTGCTGTATCTGCTGCTACCCGAAGCCCCGCCGTTCGGCGCCTTTGTCCTGGTGTACCTGCTGGCCCTGGCCGCAGGCGTGCTCAGCCACGTACCGGGCGGCGTCGGGGTATTCGAAGCGATCCTGCTGGCAGCCTTCGCCGACCAGCTTGGCGCAGCCCCGCTGGCGGCGGCCCTGCTGCTGTATCGGCTGATCTACGTCGTGCTGCCCCTGCTGCTGGCCTGCGTGTTGCTGCTGGCCAACGAAGCCCGGCGCCTGCTGTTCGCCCAGCAGGCGATCAAGGCGGCTTCCGGGCTGGCGGCGCCAGTTCTGTCGATCCTGGTATTCCTATCCGGTGTGGTGCTGCTGTTTTCCGGGGCCACGCCCGAGATCGACACGCGCCTGGAGCACATGGGCTTCCTGGTGCCGCACCGCCTGATCGATGCCTCGCACTTCGGCGCCAGCCTGATCGGCGTGCTGTGCCTGTTGCTGGCCCAAGGCCTGCGCCGACGCCTGTCCGCCGCTTGGCTGCTGACCACGGTACTGCTGCTGGTCGGCGCGCTGCTGTCGCTGCTCAAGGGGTTCGACTGGGAAGAAGCCAGCCTGCTGACCTCGACCGCCGCCCTGCTCGCCCTGTTCCGCCGTTCTTTCTATCGCCCCAGCCGCTTGCTGGAACTGCCGTTCTCGCCAGTGTTCCTGGTGGCCAGCGCCTGCGTGGTCGGGGCATCGGTATGGCTGTTGCTGTTCGCCTACCAGGATGTGCCCTACAGCCATCAGCTGTGGTGGCAGTTCACCCTTGATGCCGACGCGCCACGTGGCCTGCGCGCCGCCATGGGTAGCGCACTGCTGCTGGCGGCCGTGGCTCTGACCTGGTTGCTGCGCACCGCACCGCCTGTGATCCACCTGCCCGATGAACAGGAACTGCAGCGCGCCAACCGCATTCTGCTGGCCTCTGACCAGCCCGATGGCGGCCTGGCCCTGACCGGCGACAAGGCGCTGCTGTTCCACCCGGGCGACAACGCCTTCCTCATGTACGCGCGCCGTGGCCGCAGCCTGGTGGCCCTGTATGACCCGATCGGCCCGGCCCAGGAACGCGCCGAGATGATCTGGCAATTCCGTGACCTGTGCGACCTGCACCATGCCCGGCCGGTGTTCTACCAGGTGCGCGCCGAGAACCTGCCGTTCTACATGGACATCGGCCTGACCGCTCTGAAACTGGGCGAAGAAGCACGGGTCGACCTGCGCCGTTTCGACCTGGAAGCCAAGGGCAAGGAGATGAAGGACCTGCGCTACACCTGGAACCGCGGCGGCCGTGACGGTTTGAGCCTGGAAATCCACGAACCCGGCCACGCCCCGCTGGCAGAGCTGAAGGAAATTTCCGATGCCTGGCTCGGCGGCAAGAACGTCCGCGAGAAAGGCTTCTCGCTGGGGCGCTTCAGCCCTGAGTACCTGCAGCACTTCCGCATTGCCCTGATCCGCTTCCAGGGCCGCCCGGTGGCCTTCGCCAACCTGCTGGAAACCCACGGCAAGGAGCTGGCCAGCCTCGACCTGATGCGCGCGCACCCCGAGGCGCCGAAGCTGACCATGGAATTCATGATGATCGGCCTGATCCTGCACTACAAAAGCCATGACTACGCCCGCTTCAGCCTGGGCATGGTACCGCTTTCCGGCCTGCAGCCGCGGCGTGGCGCACCGCTGACCCAGCGCCTGGGTTCGATGGTGTTCCGCCGCGGCGAGCAGCTGTACAACTTCCAGGGGCTCCGTCGCTTCAAGGACAAATTCCAACCGGACTGGGAACCCCGCTACATGGCCGTGCCGGCCGGGCTTGACCCGCTGGTGGCACTGGCCGACACCGCCGCCCTGATCGCAGGCGGCTTGACTGGATTGGTGAAACGTTGATGACCCGTCGCTTTTGGCTGTACTTGCTGATTCCCCTGCTGCTGGCCGCCCTGGGGGGTGCGCTGGCGTTCTGGCTGTGGACGCACCCGGCCCCCGAGGCGCGCC is a window from the Pseudomonas anuradhapurensis genome containing:
- a CDS encoding OprD family porin; this encodes MRVMKWSMIALAVAAGTSQLALASSQDESKGFIEDSTLNLKTRAMYMNRDFKHGAGNIADPSKSSGFKSGHREDSGASLLGVFESGYTQGTIGVGLDVMAMGSVKFDGGKGTSGNGLFRTDSDGHPEDSQGKGGAAVKFRLSDTTLKYGRQFVASPVFATDDSRLLPEVAEGTLITSKEIKGLELTAGRFTALSSQTGMGKDSINGPHSPGLTSANIAGATYSFTDNFIGTLAASDVDDYFKKQYINLNYNLPIDDSQALNFDFNGYRSKDQGQALYGELDNKLWSLAAAYSLGGHKFTLAYQRSSGDTGYLYGVDGNGTIFVSNSIQISDFVGREEKSWQARYDLNMASYGVPGLSFMTRYVYGDNIETLANTEGKEHELNVESKYVIQEGPAKDLSFRVRYAVYRANDAYEAEYAKDNNDLRLIVEYPLSIL
- a CDS encoding proline--tRNA ligase gives rise to the protein MRTSQYLLATQKETPADAVVISHQLMLRAGMIRKLASGLYTWLPMGLRVMRKVEAVVREEMNAAGALEVLMPSIQPAELWQESGRWEQYGPELLRLKDRHQRDFCVGPTHEEVITDLARNELSSYKQLPLNMYQIQTKFRDEIRPRFGLMRGREFIMKDAYSFHADQASLQETYDRMHQAYTNIFTRLGLDFRPVQADTGSIGGSYSHEFHVLAESGEDDVIFSDSSDYAANIEKAEAIPRETVRPAPTEELRLVDTPNAKTIAQLVENFGLPIEKTVKTLIVHGAEQGKLVALIVRGDHELNEIKAAKLEQVADPLVMASDAELREAIGAGAGSLGPLNLPLEIIIDRSVALMSDFGIGANIDDKHYFGVNWERDLPVPQVADLRNVVEGDPSPDGQGTLVIKRGIEVGHIFQLGTKYSEALKCQVLGENGKPVTLAMGCYGIGVSRVVAAAIEQNHDDKGIIWNDALAPFQIALVPLRYETDVVREATDKLYAELTAAGYEVLLDDRDKKTSPGIKFADMELIGIPHRIVVSDRGLAEGNLEYKHRTEQDAQALPLAEVLTFLQARVRR
- the dinB gene encoding DNA polymerase IV, with the translated sequence MRKIIHVDCDCFYAAIEMRDDPRLAGRPMAVGGSPDHRGVIATCNYEARAYGVRSAMSSRHALKLCPDLLIVKPRFEAYREASREIHTIFRDYTELIEPLSLDEAYLDVTDSQWYSGSATRIAEDIRRRVARTLHITVSAGVAPNKFLAKIASDWRKPNGLFVITPGEVEAFVAALPVARLHGVGKVTADKLTRLGIDTCLELREWSRLALVREFGSFGERLWGLARGIDERAVHNDSRRQSVSVENTYDTDLPDLASCLARLPELLASLDERIARMDSSYRPEKPFVKVKFHDFSQTTLEQAGAGRDLESYRQLLGQAFARGGKPVRLLGVGVRLRDLRGAHEQLELFPPR
- the mprF gene encoding bifunctional lysylphosphatidylglycerol flippase/synthetase MprF — protein: MTSHNPETPVPLASALPGAAQRLPLLERLSRYRQPIGLMVTLVLFAMALIACRHLLSELDIYALHDAMLSVPAQALLGALLATVLGFVILLGYEWSASRYAGVQLPARSLVLGGFSAFAIGNAIGLSMLSGGSVRYRLYARQGVGAGEVARMTVFASLSLGCALPPLAALATLTDLPAASAALGLPAGLLAAIASAVLLLCGVMVVGLYRRRLAEQPLADNLLVQLGRRTLRLPGARLAAMQLLITALDVAAAATVLYLLLPEAPPFGAFVLVYLLALAAGVLSHVPGGVGVFEAILLAAFADQLGAAPLAAALLLYRLIYVVLPLLLACVLLLANEARRLLFAQQAIKAASGLAAPVLSILVFLSGVVLLFSGATPEIDTRLEHMGFLVPHRLIDASHFGASLIGVLCLLLAQGLRRRLSAAWLLTTVLLLVGALLSLLKGFDWEEASLLTSTAALLALFRRSFYRPSRLLELPFSPVFLVASACVVGASVWLLLFAYQDVPYSHQLWWQFTLDADAPRGLRAAMGSALLLAAVALTWLLRTAPPVIHLPDEQELQRANRILLASDQPDGGLALTGDKALLFHPGDNAFLMYARRGRSLVALYDPIGPAQERAEMIWQFRDLCDLHHARPVFYQVRAENLPFYMDIGLTALKLGEEARVDLRRFDLEAKGKEMKDLRYTWNRGGRDGLSLEIHEPGHAPLAELKEISDAWLGGKNVREKGFSLGRFSPEYLQHFRIALIRFQGRPVAFANLLETHGKELASLDLMRAHPEAPKLTMEFMMIGLILHYKSHDYARFSLGMVPLSGLQPRRGAPLTQRLGSMVFRRGEQLYNFQGLRRFKDKFQPDWEPRYMAVPAGLDPLVALADTAALIAGGLTGLVKR